A region from the Paludicola sp. MB14-C6 genome encodes:
- the cobJ gene encoding precorrin-3B C(17)-methyltransferase, producing the protein MKKIYVVGIGPGNEIFMTNEAKTAIQDSDVIVGYDLYVELIKELVSGKTVESTPMKKEVDRCKIALEYALKGQTVSMVCSGDAGVYGMAGIMIEVAQENPEVEIQVVSGITAACSSAAVLGAPLIHDFAIVSLSDLLTPWEKIEKRLRLASDADFVICLYNPSSKKRHDYLKKACEQMLLFKSPDTKCGYVKNIGREGQSYTLCTLQELKDKEVDMFTTVIVGNSQTKVVNGKLVTPRGYHL; encoded by the coding sequence GTAGGAATCGGCCCTGGCAATGAAATATTTATGACAAATGAAGCAAAAACTGCAATACAAGATAGCGATGTTATCGTTGGATATGACCTATATGTTGAGCTGATAAAAGAATTGGTAAGCGGTAAAACGGTGGAATCAACACCTATGAAAAAGGAAGTTGACCGTTGTAAAATCGCACTTGAATACGCTCTAAAAGGACAAACGGTTTCAATGGTATGCAGTGGCGACGCTGGTGTTTATGGTATGGCGGGAATCATGATTGAAGTAGCACAAGAAAATCCCGAGGTTGAAATTCAAGTTGTTTCCGGAATTACTGCCGCTTGTTCAAGTGCCGCAGTGTTGGGTGCTCCGTTGATTCATGATTTTGCAATTGTAAGTTTAAGCGACCTTTTAACCCCTTGGGAAAAAATCGAAAAAAGATTAAGACTGGCTTCTGATGCTGATTTTGTAATCTGTTTATATAATCCTTCCAGTAAAAAACGACATGATTATCTTAAAAAGGCTTGTGAGCAAATGCTGTTGTTCAAATCCCCAGATACCAAATGCGGATATGTTAAAAATATCGGAAGAGAAGGGCAATCCTATACATTATGTACGTTGCAGGAGCTGAAAGATAAAGAGGTTGACATGTTTACAACCGTAATAGTAGGAAACAGCCAAACAAAAGTAGTAAACGGAAAGCTTGTAACACCAAGGGGCTATCATCTATAA
- the cobK gene encoding precorrin-6A reductase — protein sequence MDKKPILLFAGTTEGRLLFNELTDKGVLIDVCVATEYGKEVIDEKSEHVFAKRLNIDEMKTLMQNNSYALVIDATHPYAELVTQNIKAACEALRIPYIRLLRKESNYSDVIYCENIDDAVAYLSLHEGNVLSTIGSKELNHLTTIPEFEKRIFARILPLPDAVTSCFDMGFKGSNLICMQGPFPYEMNVAMLKQYNCCYLLTKSSGNTGGFDDKIKAAKDANAKVVLIGRPTQEQGLSLEEVKEYVFHQFGYQHFERKELKTFFPFFIDISNKRVLVVGAGKIALRRIDTLLKFNCKIKVVAPEALDEITKLSALNQIEYEKRGFNPNDIDDMFIVVAATDNREVNHDIGALANSKNIYVSVADCKEECNFYFPAVIETNDTVIGVTAEGKSHKAASQMADRIRKLTRKGSEERS from the coding sequence ATGGATAAGAAACCAATATTGCTTTTTGCAGGAACAACAGAAGGACGCCTGCTATTTAACGAGCTTACGGACAAAGGCGTTTTGATAGATGTGTGTGTTGCAACTGAATATGGGAAAGAAGTAATTGATGAAAAAAGTGAACACGTATTTGCAAAAAGGCTGAATATTGATGAAATGAAAACGCTGATGCAAAACAATAGCTATGCATTGGTTATCGATGCAACCCATCCTTACGCAGAATTAGTAACTCAAAATATAAAAGCTGCTTGTGAAGCACTTCGTATTCCTTACATCCGACTACTGAGAAAAGAAAGCAATTATTCAGATGTAATCTATTGCGAGAATATAGATGATGCTGTAGCATATTTATCGCTGCATGAAGGAAATGTTTTATCTACAATAGGCAGTAAAGAGCTTAACCACCTTACAACTATTCCAGAGTTTGAAAAAAGAATTTTTGCTAGAATATTACCCTTACCCGATGCAGTTACTTCTTGTTTTGATATGGGTTTTAAGGGAAGCAATTTAATATGTATGCAAGGACCATTTCCCTATGAAATGAATGTTGCAATGCTCAAACAATATAACTGTTGCTATCTATTAACAAAAAGCTCAGGAAATACTGGTGGCTTTGATGATAAAATAAAGGCTGCAAAAGATGCAAATGCCAAGGTTGTGTTAATCGGACGTCCAACGCAAGAACAGGGGCTTTCTTTAGAAGAAGTAAAAGAATATGTGTTTCATCAGTTTGGCTATCAACATTTTGAAAGAAAAGAGTTGAAAACATTCTTCCCTTTCTTTATTGATATTTCAAACAAAAGAGTCCTAGTTGTAGGCGCAGGGAAAATAGCATTACGACGCATTGATACGTTATTAAAATTCAACTGTAAAATAAAAGTGGTTGCGCCAGAGGCTTTAGATGAGATTACAAAGCTTTCTGCGTTGAATCAAATTGAGTATGAAAAGCGTGGATTTAATCCTAATGATATAGACGATATGTTTATTGTAGTCGCCGCTACAGATAACAGAGAAGTAAACCATGATATTGGTGCTTTGGCAAATAGTAAGAATATATATGTAAGCGTTGCAGACTGCAAAGAAGAATGTAATTTCTATTTTCCTGCAGTGATTGAAACGAACGATACGGTAATAGGGGTAACCGCTGAGGGAAAGTCGCATAAGGCGGCTTCACAAATGGCGGATCGAATAAGAAAATTGACTAGGAAAGGCAGTGAAGAGAGATCATGA
- the hemC gene encoding hydroxymethylbilane synthase, with amino-acid sequence MKIKVGSRESKLAVIQSQIVIDAIKKKNPDIEVELVTMKTTGDIILNKTLDKIGGKGLFVKELDRALLNGDADITVHSFKDMPMDVDERLPIVAVSKREDARDVLILPKGQTEIDFSKPIGCSSARRRIQLQKLYPQCTVKSVRGNVLTRLDKLDSGEYSALILAYAGIKRLGLEDRVSRIFETSEILPAACQGILAVQSRKDFDVSFLDEFCDKDTLAISIAERSFIKTLDGGCSSPVAAYGVIENDNIILTGLYVEDDENQYIIKSKTANKSKAEILGKELAIEMREGYING; translated from the coding sequence ATGAAAATAAAAGTCGGAAGCAGAGAAAGCAAGCTTGCGGTTATTCAATCCCAGATCGTGATTGATGCTATAAAAAAGAAGAACCCCGATATTGAGGTTGAACTTGTTACAATGAAAACAACAGGAGATATCATTCTAAATAAAACTCTTGATAAAATAGGCGGAAAAGGTTTGTTTGTAAAAGAGCTTGATCGTGCTTTATTAAATGGCGATGCAGATATTACAGTACACAGCTTTAAAGATATGCCTATGGATGTGGATGAAAGACTTCCGATTGTTGCGGTTTCAAAAAGAGAAGATGCTCGAGATGTATTGATACTTCCAAAAGGACAAACAGAAATTGATTTTTCAAAACCAATAGGCTGCTCCAGCGCAAGAAGAAGAATACAACTGCAAAAGCTTTATCCTCAATGCACCGTAAAAAGTGTACGAGGAAATGTACTAACTCGTCTTGACAAGCTTGATAGCGGTGAATATTCTGCGTTGATATTGGCTTATGCAGGAATAAAAAGGCTTGGCTTGGAAGATAGAGTGAGCCGCATATTTGAAACATCAGAAATTTTACCTGCCGCTTGTCAAGGAATTTTAGCAGTGCAATCCAGAAAAGATTTTGATGTTTCATTTTTAGATGAGTTTTGCGATAAAGATACACTTGCAATTTCTATTGCAGAAAGAAGTTTTATCAAAACATTAGATGGCGGTTGTAGTTCTCCCGTTGCAGCATATGGCGTAATAGAAAACGATAATATTATTCTCACTGGGCTTTATGTTGAAGACGATGAGAATCAATACATAATCAAATCAAAAACAGCAAACAAGAGCAAAGCCGAAATTTTGGGTAAAGAGCTTGCAATCGAAATGAGAGAGGGATATATAAATGGCTGA
- the cobA gene encoding uroporphyrinogen-III C-methyltransferase translates to MAEYGKVFLVGAGPGDEDMLTVKAKRLIENAQVVVFDRLVSEPIMNLIPDSAIKINVGKNVGDHPVPQEEINQILVDKAKEGYDVVRLKGGDSFLFGRGGEELELLCENKINFEVIPGITSAIAAAAYAGIPVTHRDYCSSLHIITGHKKKDGALDLDYSALVKLNGTLIFMMSVANIGEIAKGLMENGMSPSMDCAIVENGTRPNQRKFVADIGTIKQVIANNNVKSPALIVVGKVCSLADKFDWFSNQPLSGKRILVTRPKANSNKLAEKLKSLGADVISIAAIKTKPIDFIMPQLENYTMLIFTSAVGVDVFFQKLLSLGKDTRQLSGLKIAVVGKETAKALLNYGIQADFIPNTFSGEILAKEMLQKEVIGQTDKLLLLRAKDASKELTNILSEYNIRFEETAVYETVYEKNDSINPLDFDLVTFTSASCVDGFINSVNNPFDFSTINAVCIGEQTAAEAKKYNMNITISKEATIDSMVECIGGIYHASKSQKTQSK, encoded by the coding sequence ATGGCTGAGTATGGTAAGGTGTTTTTAGTCGGAGCTGGTCCGGGCGATGAAGATATGCTGACTGTAAAAGCAAAAAGATTGATTGAAAATGCTCAGGTTGTAGTGTTCGACAGGCTTGTAAGTGAGCCAATTATGAATCTAATTCCCGATAGTGCAATTAAAATTAACGTAGGAAAAAATGTAGGCGATCATCCTGTTCCGCAAGAAGAAATCAATCAAATACTGGTTGATAAAGCCAAAGAGGGCTATGATGTTGTACGCTTAAAAGGCGGGGATAGCTTCTTATTCGGAAGAGGCGGAGAAGAGCTTGAGCTTTTATGTGAAAACAAGATCAATTTTGAAGTAATACCAGGAATCACTTCTGCCATTGCGGCAGCTGCATATGCAGGAATACCTGTAACACATAGGGATTATTGCTCCTCACTTCATATCATTACAGGACATAAGAAAAAAGATGGTGCATTAGATCTTGATTATTCCGCTCTTGTAAAGTTAAATGGAACACTGATTTTTATGATGTCGGTTGCGAATATTGGGGAAATTGCAAAAGGCCTTATGGAGAATGGAATGTCTCCATCAATGGATTGCGCAATAGTTGAAAACGGAACACGACCAAATCAAAGAAAGTTCGTAGCTGATATTGGAACAATCAAACAAGTAATTGCAAACAATAATGTAAAATCGCCTGCACTCATTGTTGTTGGTAAGGTGTGCAGCCTAGCTGATAAATTTGATTGGTTTTCCAATCAACCGTTGAGTGGAAAGCGTATTTTAGTAACAAGGCCAAAAGCAAATTCAAACAAATTGGCTGAAAAGCTGAAAAGCCTAGGCGCAGATGTTATCAGTATAGCGGCAATTAAAACAAAGCCGATTGACTTTATAATGCCGCAACTAGAAAACTATACAATGCTTATTTTTACAAGCGCAGTTGGCGTTGATGTATTCTTTCAAAAATTATTGAGTTTGGGGAAAGATACAAGACAATTAAGCGGATTAAAAATTGCGGTAGTCGGAAAAGAAACGGCGAAAGCATTATTAAACTATGGAATTCAAGCAGACTTTATACCGAATACTTTTAGTGGGGAAATACTTGCGAAAGAAATGCTGCAAAAAGAAGTGATAGGTCAAACGGATAAACTGCTTTTATTACGTGCAAAAGATGCTTCAAAAGAACTTACGAACATCTTAAGTGAATATAACATACGTTTTGAAGAAACCGCAGTTTATGAAACGGTATATGAGAAAAATGACAGTATCAATCCTCTTGATTTTGACTTGGTTACTTTTACAAGCGCAAGCTGTGTAGACGGTTTTATAAATTCAGTCAACAATCCATTTGATTTTTCAACTATTAATGCAGTATGCATAGGCGAACAAACTGCAGCAGAAGCAAAAAAATACAATATGAACATAACCATTTCAAAAGAAGCTACAATTGATTCAATGGTTGAATGTATAGGGGGAATTTATCATGCTTCAAAGAGCCAGAAGACTCAGAGTAAATAA
- the hemB gene encoding porphobilinogen synthase, with protein sequence MLQRARRLRVNKDIRDMARETRVSKNTLILPMFLKEGKNIKDEISSLDHHYHYSPDRIFEGIEEGLKAGVNKFLLFGLPNHKDEVGCEAYSDSGIVQQGLRAIKDRYKDEVYLITDICMCEYTSHGHCGILQDEYVNNDKTLEYLAEIAVSHANAGADMVAPSDMMDGRILSMRNALDQNGYTETPIMSYAVKYASSFYGPFRAAADSAPSFGDRKSYQMDYHNIKEGLKEAKTDEQEGADIIMVKPAMSYLDVIKKVSENTNLPVAAYSVSGEYAMIKAAAKMGLINEYGVMCESAISIYRAGADILITYFAKELAEAMRKGDIG encoded by the coding sequence ATGCTTCAAAGAGCCAGAAGACTCAGAGTAAATAAAGATATAAGAGATATGGCAAGGGAGACAAGAGTAAGTAAAAATACTTTAATACTTCCTATGTTCTTAAAAGAAGGCAAAAACATAAAAGATGAAATTTCATCTCTGGATCATCATTATCATTACAGCCCAGACAGAATTTTTGAAGGGATTGAGGAAGGCTTAAAAGCAGGAGTAAACAAATTCTTGCTTTTTGGATTACCTAACCATAAAGATGAAGTAGGCTGTGAAGCATATAGCGATAGCGGAATTGTACAGCAAGGGTTAAGAGCAATTAAAGATCGCTATAAAGATGAAGTTTATTTGATTACCGATATTTGTATGTGCGAATATACTTCACATGGACATTGCGGAATTTTACAGGATGAATATGTAAACAACGATAAAACGCTTGAATATCTTGCAGAAATTGCAGTTTCTCATGCTAATGCGGGTGCTGATATGGTTGCACCATCTGATATGATGGATGGAAGAATTCTTTCTATGCGAAACGCACTCGATCAGAATGGATATACTGAAACTCCAATTATGTCTTATGCAGTTAAATATGCTTCTTCCTTTTATGGACCATTTAGAGCGGCAGCAGATTCAGCGCCAAGCTTTGGCGATAGAAAAAGCTATCAAATGGATTATCACAATATAAAAGAAGGACTAAAAGAAGCAAAAACCGATGAGCAAGAGGGCGCCGACATTATTATGGTTAAGCCTGCTATGTCATATCTTGATGTCATAAAAAAAGTATCTGAAAATACGAATCTTCCCGTTGCTGCATACAGCGTAAGCGGTGAATATGCAATGATAAAAGCGGCAGCAAAAATGGGGCTTATCAATGAATATGGTGTTATGTGTGAAAGTGCCATTTCTATTTATCGTGCAGGTGCCGATATTCTCATTACATACTTTGCAAAAGAACTTGCGGAAGCTATGAGAAAAGGAGATATTGGATAA
- the hemL gene encoding glutamate-1-semialdehyde 2,1-aminomutase, whose translation MTESELLFDRAKKVMPGGVNSPVRAFNAVGGAPRFIKSAKGARIYDADGREYLDYIGSWGPMILGHANEKVLDAVSKTMANGLSFGAATELEVIMGELITSIVKPIEMIRMVNSGTEAVMSAIRLARGYTQREKIIKFAGCYHGHSDAMLVKAGSGALTNSNPDSSGVTKGAAKDTLLAQYNDINSVAELFDSNKGEIAAVIVEPVAANMGVVPPQKGFLEGLRKLCDEQNALLIFDEVITGFRLALGGAMEYFNVNADLVTYGKIIGGGMPVGAYGGRREIMSHVSPTGSVYQAGTLSGNPVAMAAGLATLTELKNNPQVYTNINTMASRLADGIRKHTKYTVNNIGSLLCTFFTDQNVYNYETARTSDTKRYASYFNHMLDNGVYIAPAQFEAMFVSNVHTNEDIDKTIEIIKKFK comes from the coding sequence ATGACTGAATCTGAACTATTGTTTGATAGAGCAAAAAAAGTAATGCCCGGTGGAGTAAACAGCCCTGTAAGAGCATTTAATGCGGTCGGCGGTGCTCCTAGATTTATAAAATCCGCAAAAGGTGCAAGAATTTATGATGCTGACGGCAGAGAATATCTAGATTATATCGGTTCATGGGGTCCAATGATATTGGGACATGCCAATGAGAAAGTTTTGGATGCAGTATCAAAAACTATGGCAAATGGTTTGAGTTTTGGTGCGGCAACTGAGCTGGAAGTAATTATGGGCGAACTAATAACAAGTATTGTAAAACCAATTGAAATGATTCGAATGGTAAACAGCGGTACAGAGGCTGTAATGAGTGCAATCAGGCTTGCTCGTGGTTACACCCAAAGAGAAAAAATCATTAAGTTTGCAGGTTGTTATCATGGCCATTCCGACGCGATGCTTGTAAAAGCGGGTTCAGGAGCATTAACCAACTCAAATCCCGACAGCAGCGGTGTAACAAAGGGTGCCGCAAAAGATACATTACTTGCGCAGTATAATGATATAAATTCTGTAGCAGAGCTTTTTGATAGCAACAAGGGCGAAATTGCGGCAGTAATTGTAGAGCCGGTAGCTGCAAATATGGGTGTTGTTCCCCCACAAAAAGGATTTCTAGAGGGGCTAAGAAAGCTTTGTGATGAACAGAATGCATTGCTTATTTTTGACGAGGTTATAACAGGTTTCCGTTTGGCTCTTGGCGGTGCAATGGAATACTTTAACGTAAACGCTGACTTAGTGACTTACGGAAAGATTATCGGCGGAGGAATGCCGGTTGGTGCATATGGCGGAAGAAGAGAAATCATGTCTCATGTTTCACCAACAGGAAGCGTTTATCAAGCAGGAACCTTATCGGGTAATCCGGTTGCTATGGCGGCAGGGCTTGCAACCTTAACCGAACTGAAAAACAATCCACAGGTTTATACAAACATTAACACGATGGCATCACGTTTAGCTGATGGTATTAGGAAACACACAAAATATACCGTTAACAATATCGGCTCTTTATTATGCACATTTTTTACCGATCAAAACGTCTATAACTATGAAACGGCAAGAACCAGCGATACAAAGCGTTATGCAAGCTACTTTAACCATATGCTTGATAACGGAGTCTATATTGCGCCTGCACAGTTTGAAGCAATGTTTGTTTCCAATGTGCATACCAATGAAGACATTGATAAAACAATAGAAATTATAAAGAAATTCAAATAA
- a CDS encoding sirohydrochlorin chelatase codes for MQGILIIAHGSREKQTEETFLKMVSMIKEKVNMPVEYAYMEFSPKNIECGLNALVEQGINDIKVVPYFLFSGIHIREDIPQEINEFVEKNANVTITMGDTLGADPRIADVLADRILGK; via the coding sequence ATGCAAGGTATTTTAATTATTGCTCACGGAAGTCGTGAAAAACAAACTGAGGAAACATTTTTAAAAATGGTTTCTATGATAAAAGAAAAAGTAAATATGCCTGTTGAATATGCTTATATGGAATTTTCACCTAAAAATATTGAATGTGGTTTAAATGCACTTGTTGAACAAGGCATAAACGATATTAAAGTTGTGCCATATTTTTTGTTTAGTGGTATTCATATACGTGAAGATATTCCACAAGAAATCAATGAATTTGTTGAAAAGAATGCTAATGTAACGATAACAATGGGCGATACTTTGGGTGCTGACCCTCGTATTGCTGATGTTTTGGCAGATAGGATTTTGGGAAAATGA
- the cbiE gene encoding precorrin-6y C5,15-methyltransferase (decarboxylating) subunit CbiE: MKIYVIGAGLGKAELISQNSLNIIQNSDMVITTDRLHEKFKSLNQNSISLPLSQIPQKIKENGSLKKIAILASGDIGFYSISSMLKEALSDFELEFISGTSSLQYLTAKMQIPYDNVKTVSVHGRERSVIPFVCYNERVFVLTGGKYKAHDVINELINAGLGNVFVTLGENLSDSNERIISDKACNLKDIMFDNLCVMLIENLNYHNANQVLRDSDFVRAKVPMTKEEIRNLSLSKLAINKSDIVYDIGAGTGSVSIAMAYKACEGFVYAIEKEQDAVELIGVNKAKLGAFNLIEKNAKAPEGIDELPTPNKVFIGGSSGNLDQIFDSVLSKNKNVRIVVNAITLETLNEAVNCFQKRSIEADIICVNVSKSETIGSYHMMKAQNPVYIISGESDE, translated from the coding sequence ATGAAAATATATGTGATAGGTGCAGGACTTGGAAAAGCAGAGCTTATCAGTCAAAATTCACTTAACATCATTCAAAACTCCGACATGGTTATAACAACAGATCGGCTTCACGAGAAATTTAAAAGCTTAAATCAAAACAGTATCTCATTGCCTTTAAGCCAAATACCTCAAAAAATAAAAGAGAACGGTTCACTTAAAAAAATAGCAATATTGGCTTCGGGCGATATTGGTTTTTATAGCATTTCAAGTATGCTGAAAGAAGCTCTTTCTGATTTTGAGCTTGAATTTATAAGTGGAACAAGTAGTCTGCAATATTTAACTGCGAAAATGCAAATTCCTTATGATAACGTTAAAACCGTTAGTGTTCATGGCAGAGAACGCTCTGTAATACCGTTTGTTTGTTATAATGAAAGGGTATTTGTATTAACTGGTGGAAAATATAAAGCTCATGATGTCATTAACGAGTTAATCAATGCTGGTTTGGGTAATGTTTTTGTTACTTTAGGTGAAAATCTTTCCGATAGTAACGAAAGAATTATCAGTGACAAGGCTTGTAATTTAAAAGATATCATGTTTGATAATCTTTGCGTTATGTTGATTGAAAATCTAAATTATCATAACGCTAATCAGGTTTTGCGTGATAGCGATTTTGTTAGAGCGAAAGTCCCTATGACAAAAGAAGAAATCAGAAACTTAAGCCTTTCAAAGCTTGCAATCAATAAATCCGATATTGTTTACGATATTGGCGCAGGAACAGGCTCTGTATCGATTGCTATGGCTTATAAAGCATGTGAAGGCTTTGTATATGCAATTGAAAAAGAGCAAGATGCTGTTGAGTTAATTGGTGTCAATAAAGCAAAACTTGGCGCTTTTAATTTAATTGAAAAAAACGCAAAAGCTCCTGAGGGGATAGATGAATTACCTACTCCAAATAAGGTATTTATCGGCGGAAGTTCAGGCAATCTGGATCAGATTTTTGACAGCGTATTATCCAAAAACAAAAATGTTAGAATCGTAGTGAATGCAATAACGTTAGAAACGTTGAATGAGGCAGTCAACTGTTTTCAAAAAAGAAGTATTGAAGCTGATATTATATGTGTAAACGTATCAA